One window of Trichocoleus sp. genomic DNA carries:
- a CDS encoding class I SAM-dependent methyltransferase has product MSECIVCSSSLSQPLYRGIDKCSNCGHVFADLSLSNKELFEIYQKSYFFGDEYSDYVSDKRVVQKNFQLRLKTLKKFLKPERHRSLFEIGCAYGFFLEVAQSHFAQVQGIDITEDGIRYARQQLSLDVVQADFLDYDLGDRTIDVACIWDTIEHLANPHLYIEKLSKHMEKGALLAITTGDIESFNARTRKEQWRLIHPPTHIHYFSQKSLAQMLNNYGYEVVYSRYCGFYRSLDNVAYNILVLRWKQPKLYNMLGKIGILKLDFYLNLYDIMYVIARKKY; this is encoded by the coding sequence ATGAGTGAATGTATTGTTTGCAGCAGCAGCCTCAGTCAACCGCTTTATCGGGGCATTGATAAATGTAGTAACTGTGGACATGTTTTTGCAGATTTATCGCTCTCAAATAAGGAGCTATTTGAGATTTATCAGAAGAGTTACTTCTTTGGCGATGAATACAGTGATTATGTTTCCGATAAACGGGTTGTTCAGAAGAACTTTCAATTACGGCTTAAAACGCTAAAAAAGTTTCTTAAGCCAGAGCGTCATCGTTCTTTATTTGAAATTGGCTGCGCCTATGGCTTCTTTTTAGAAGTAGCTCAATCTCATTTCGCTCAAGTACAGGGTATTGACATTACAGAAGATGGCATTCGTTATGCTAGGCAGCAGTTAAGCCTTGATGTGGTTCAGGCAGACTTTTTAGACTATGACTTAGGTGATCGAACCATTGATGTCGCTTGTATATGGGACACGATCGAGCACTTAGCTAATCCCCATCTCTACATTGAGAAGCTCAGCAAGCATATGGAGAAGGGTGCATTACTTGCAATTACAACGGGTGATATTGAAAGCTTTAATGCCCGTACCCGTAAGGAACAATGGCGGCTCATTCATCCACCCACTCATATCCACTATTTCTCCCAAAAAAGCCTTGCACAAATGCTAAATAACTATGGATATGAAGTTGTCTACAGTCGCTATTGCGGATTTTATCGTAGCCTTGATAATGTCGCTTACAATATCCTGGTTCTGCGGTGGAAGCAGCCCAAACTATACAACATGCTGGGAAAGATTGGCATCCTTAAGCTGGATTTTTATCTCAACCTTTATGACATTATGTATGTTATTGCTCGTAAGAAGTACTAG
- a CDS encoding glycosyltransferase family 2 protein has translation MKTLTVISPVYNEEGVIEAFYTELADVLASLSDRYQSTILFVVDRSTDQTLSILKRIASKDPSVQVLALSSRFGHQMSLLAGIDHCNADAIVMMDSDLQHPPALIPTLLEEYERGYDVVYTLREDAIGTSFFKRISSRLFYQLINWLSDIPISESAADFRLISRRVAIAFQMQIRERNQFMRGLFNWVGFNSTGVRFRARNRFAGKTKYSLRRMIRFGLHGIVSFSKKPLHLSIFVGTAFAVFSLAYALIAFVQYFFYAFLPSGWTTLVVLVSLSSGVQLICLGLIGEYIGAIFDEVKGRPHYIVSEKVNFDHE, from the coding sequence ATGAAAACCCTCACTGTAATTAGCCCGGTATACAACGAAGAAGGCGTAATTGAAGCGTTTTATACAGAGCTTGCGGACGTGCTGGCAAGTCTCTCCGATCGCTACCAATCCACTATTCTGTTTGTGGTTGATCGAAGCACGGATCAAACCTTGAGTATCCTGAAGCGAATTGCCTCAAAAGATCCATCCGTCCAGGTGTTGGCACTCTCGTCTCGGTTTGGGCATCAGATGTCGCTGTTGGCTGGAATCGACCACTGCAATGCAGATGCGATCGTGATGATGGACAGCGATTTGCAACATCCGCCTGCTTTAATTCCTACGCTTCTAGAAGAGTATGAACGAGGATATGACGTTGTTTATACGTTGAGAGAGGATGCCATAGGAACCAGTTTTTTCAAGCGCATCAGCTCTAGGCTCTTCTATCAACTCATTAACTGGTTATCTGATATCCCCATCTCAGAAAGTGCTGCGGATTTTCGGCTCATTTCTCGCCGCGTTGCCATTGCGTTTCAGATGCAAATCCGTGAACGCAATCAGTTTATGAGGGGTTTATTCAATTGGGTTGGATTTAACAGTACGGGAGTCAGATTTCGGGCAAGAAACCGCTTTGCAGGTAAAACAAAATATTCTTTAAGGCGCATGATTCGTTTTGGGCTACATGGCATCGTTTCCTTTAGCAAAAAGCCCTTACATCTTTCAATCTTTGTTGGAACTGCCTTCGCCGTTTTCAGCCTCGCTTATGCCTTGATTGCATTCGTCCAGTATTTCTTCTATGCTTTTCTTCCCTCTGGGTGGACAACGCTTGTTGTTCTCGTATCCTTATCTAGCGGAGTTCAGCTAATTTGCCTGGGGCTGATCGGCGAATACATTGGGGCTATTTTTGATGAGGTGAAGGGCAGACCTCACTATATTGTTTCAGAGAAGGTAAATTTTGATCATGAGTGA
- a CDS encoding NAD-dependent epimerase/dehydratase family protein, producing MTRVLVTGGSGFCGKHLVAYLQKQGVEVYTVGVQPAIDQPNKHYSIADITSVEALSSVLKSVEPNYVFHLAGVASAPEPSWFYQVNASYAAALLRALELTGQLPDCPTMLVGTSAEYGFITPEQVPIHEKTPVSPYHHYGISKLAQTHIGMAAARASMPVVMVRPFNIIGCGMGSHLALQSFARQVANILQGKQDPVIEVGNLGSSRDFIDVGDVIPIYWQLIQNPDAYGEVINVCSGQGVVMSDLLQKLIEIAAVEVEVRSDPSRMKALDIPVHYGCTKKLESLIGDTPKLNLDATLKQILEQLIADA from the coding sequence ATGACGAGAGTTCTTGTGACAGGGGGGAGTGGCTTTTGCGGTAAACATCTGGTTGCCTATTTGCAGAAGCAGGGAGTCGAAGTCTACACCGTTGGGGTTCAACCTGCGATCGATCAACCAAACAAGCATTACTCGATCGCGGATATCACAAGCGTTGAGGCATTAAGCAGCGTTCTGAAAAGCGTTGAGCCAAACTATGTGTTTCACTTAGCAGGGGTTGCCAGTGCGCCGGAACCCAGTTGGTTTTATCAGGTCAATGCCTCCTATGCGGCAGCCTTGTTGCGTGCCCTGGAACTCACAGGTCAATTGCCTGACTGCCCAACGATGTTAGTTGGCACATCCGCAGAGTATGGATTCATTACGCCTGAGCAAGTGCCAATCCATGAGAAGACGCCTGTTTCTCCTTACCATCACTATGGCATCAGTAAGCTGGCACAAACGCATATCGGCATGGCAGCAGCCAGAGCAAGCATGCCTGTTGTCATGGTCAGACCCTTCAACATCATTGGCTGTGGGATGGGATCTCATTTGGCATTACAGAGTTTTGCCAGACAGGTCGCGAATATTTTACAAGGCAAGCAAGATCCAGTCATTGAAGTTGGGAACCTGGGTAGCTCCAGAGATTTCATTGATGTAGGAGATGTTATCCCGATCTACTGGCAGCTAATTCAAAATCCTGATGCTTATGGTGAGGTGATTAATGTCTGCTCTGGGCAAGGTGTTGTTATGTCAGACCTGCTACAAAAGCTGATTGAAATCGCAGCCGTAGAGGTTGAAGTACGCTCAGACCCATCTCGGATGAAAGCACTTGATATTCCAGTTCATTATGGATGTACTAAGAAGCTAGAAAGCTTGATTGGCGATACGCCAAAGCTTAACCTTGATGCAACGCTAAAGCAAATTCTAGAGCAGTTGATTGCAGATGCTTGA